In one window of Juglans regia cultivar Chandler chromosome 3, Walnut 2.0, whole genome shotgun sequence DNA:
- the LOC108981347 gene encoding low-temperature-induced cysteine proteinase-like encodes MGSQKIQLAIIFFIWASLTCLCFSLPSEYSILGHDPEDFPSEERVVELFQRWRQMHRRVYKHAEEVEKRFENFRMNLKYIIEKNARSRGSPKAHRLGLNRFADISNEEFREVYMSKVKKPFTEKSNTFISSKRQKKLRSCDDAPSSLDWRSKGVVTGVKDQGSCGSCWSFSSTGAIEGINALVTGDLVSLSEQELVDCDTTNDGCDGGYMDYAFEWVISNGGIDTEADYPYSGVDGTCNTTKEETKVVTIDGYEDVSESDSALLCATVQQPISVGIDGSAIDFQLYTSGIYDGDCSSDPDDIDHAVLIVGYGSEDGEDYWIVKNSWGTDWGIEGYIYIRRDTNLTYGVCAINAMASYPTKESSSTSPPPPPTSVTPPPPPPPVTPPPPPPPPSPSPSECGDSSYCPSDETCCCIYEVYGSCQIYGCCPYENAVCCTGTEYCCPSGYPICDIQEGLCLKNYGDYLGVAARRREMAKHKFPWSKLEQKEKGYQPLKWKRNRLAALHREGANLEVL; translated from the exons ATGGGTTCCCAGAAAATTCAATTggctattattttctttatctgGGCTTCACTAACGTGCCTCTGTTTCAGCCTCCCAAGCGAGTACTCCATACTGGGTCATGACCCGGAGGACTTCCCTTCTGAGGAAAGAGTCGTAGAGCTCTTCCAACGATGGAGGCAGATGCACAGAAGGGTGTACAAGCACGCAGAGGAGGTGGAGAAAAGGTTCGAGAATTTCCGCATGAATTTGAAGTATATAATAGAGAAGAATGCAAGGAGCAGAGGGTCTCCCAAAGCGCATCGCTTGGGGTTGAACAGGTTTGCCGATATAAGCAACGAGGAGTTCAGGGAGGTCTATATGTCTAAGGTCAAGAAGCCCTTCACCGAGAAGAGCAACACTTTCATAAGCAGCAAGAGGCAGAAAAAGTTGCGATCATGTGACGATGCTCCTTCGTCCTTGGATTGGAGGAGCAAGGGGGTTGTGACTGGCGTTAAGGACCAAGGCTCTTGTG GAAGTTGTTGGTCATTCTCCTCAACTGGTGCAATAGAAGGAATAAACGCCTTAGTCACTGGTGACCTTGTTAGCCTTTCGGAACAAGAACTTGTGGATTGTGATACTACCAACGATGGATGTGATGGAGGCTATATGGACTATGCTTTTGAATGGGTAATAAGCAATGGTGGGATTGATACAGAAGCTGATTATCCCTACTCAGGTGTGGATGGTACCTGCAACACTACTAAG GAGGAAACCAAAGTTGTAACCATTGATGGCTATGAAGATGTGTCAGAATCAGACAGTGCTCTCTTGTGTGCTACTGTTCAGCAGCCCATTAGTGTGGGTATAGATGGCTCTGCTATAGACTTTCAACTATACACAAGT GGTATCTACGATGGTGATTGTTCAAGTGATCCTGATGACATTGACCATGCAGTTTTGATAGTGGGCTATGGTTCCGAAGATGGTGAAGACTATTGGATAGTGAAGAACTCATGGGGAACAGACTGGGGAATCGAgggatacatatatataagaagggACACTAATTTAACATATGGAGTCTGTGCTATTAATGCCATGGCTTCCTATCCAACCAAGGAATCTTCCTCAACTTCTCCGCCACCACCACCTACATCCGTgacacccccacccccaccaccacctgtgacaccaccaccaccaccaccacctccttctCCTTCACCAAGTGAATGTGGAGATTCCTCCTATTGTCCAAGTGATGAGACGTGCTGCTGTATATATGAAGTCTATGGTTCTTGCCAGATCTATGGTTGCTGTCCATATGAAAATGCTGTTTGCTGTACCGGAACCGAGTACTGCTGCCCAAGTGGTTACCCCATTTGTGATATCCAAGAAGGGCTCTGTCTCAAG AACTATGGAGATTACTTGGGTGTAGCTGCTAGGAGGCGGGAGATGGCCAAACACAAGTTCCCATGGTCTAAATTAGAACAAAAGGAGAAGGGATACCAACCTCTCAAGTGGAAGAGAAATCGGTTAGCTGCATTACACAGAGAGGGAGCAAATTTAGAAGTTCTATAA
- the LOC108981349 gene encoding uncharacterized protein LOC108981349, translating into MGERKLNFNAPLLSVRRFASPSASEDRRNRKIIENPRPNRQLTLPFYRSEFDLEQVTEPVAVPFRWERIPGRAKDSSGPGPQLPEEASVTPRLPPARFINAMKTPLEKECYNADRLRCQVEPNSLNEKECSKEGINEKGDLDLEDNDDVYSDAQDTLSPTDSFSMNYSASGLSGSDGPDVKPSGTFSTDPQTRDFMMSRFLPAARAMALEPPQYASRKQGAPLEQPRKVERVVSEDRRLLLYQNRSDIIPLSGQNKEEEQSEDEDNEYDYPGYNEQPRKVERVVSEDRRLLLYQNQSDIIPLSGQNKEEEQSEDEDNEYDDPGYNSAKGCGLFPRLCFKNSLCLLSPVPGMKLRTLTPVRSTRDVVRPGKMAQSHSQTAQKHAWNAVDKSKSDLGVQAAELHKVDTKHISKSSRLTRSGELQTTGRLSPYTRSWGAGVSPYRNKAPQSPFCGSVSFLGMPREVENVKANRFSQHTGGSNKNKKELGSMSPAVEKTLYVDTVNSAEKSCSNSSSSVTQGWINSAGEYLDISSERRGLEETTTAESVYQDIQCLNISNEGSILDPFVSIDADISYESKISHPKGQEVTIEGSGQNEGFHRRSSLECSKLTTEGNLNISSGQIHKADETGTADASFIRSPPAHPPLPKSPSESWLWRTLPSVSARYPILPSNLGTQVDLQREDPKTSSTNTKWETIVKSSHLHHDHVRYSQELVLPISQQPKI; encoded by the exons ATGGGggaaagaaaattgaatttcaATGCACCACTTCTGTCTGTGAGGCGATTTGCTTCACCCTCGGCATCTGAAGATAgaagaaataggaaaataattgaGAATCCTCGGCCCAACAGACAACTTACTCTTCCTTTTTATCGATCAGAATTTGATTTGGAGCAAGTAACAGAACCTGTTGCTGTTCCTTTTCGCTGGGAGAGGATCCCAGGAAGAGCCAAGGATAGCAGTGGACCTGGGCCTCAGCTTCCTGAGGAGGCGTCTGTTACTCCAAGGCTTCCTCCTGCAAGGTTTATCAATGCTATGAAAACACCTTTAGAAAAGGAATGTTACAATGCAGATAGATTAAGGTGTCAAGTTGAACCAAATTCTTTAAATGAAAAGGAATGCTCCAAAGAGGGGATAAATGAGAAGGGGGATTTGGATTTGGAGGACAATGACGATGTTTATTCTGATGCACAAGACACCCTGTCTCCTACGGATTCATTCTCCATGAACTACAGTGCAAGTGGTCTGAGTGGGTCAGATGGTCCAGATGTGAAGCCTTCCGGAACATTCTCTACAGATCCACAAACTCGAGATTTTATGATGAGTCGTTTCTTACCCGCAGCCAGGGCAATGGCTTTAGAACCACCTCAATATGCATCAAGGAAACAAGGTGCTCCACTCGAGCAACCTAGAAAAGTTGAAAGAGTGGTTAGTGAGGATAGGAGGCTTTTACTATATCAAAATCGGTCTGACATTATACCACTCTCTGGCCAAAATAAAGAGGAAGAACAAAGTGAAGATGAAGACAATGAGTATGATTATCCTGGTTATAACGAGCAACCTAGAAAAGTTGAAAGAGTGGTTAGTGAGGATAGGAGGCTTTTACTATATCAAAATCAGTCTGACATAATACCACTCTCTGGCCAAAATAAAGAGGAAGAACAAAGTGAAGATGAAGACAATGAGTATGATGATCCTGGTTATAATTCAGCTAAAGGTTGTGGGCTATTCCCGCGATTATGCTTTAAGAATTCTTTGTGCCTCTTAAGTCCAGTGCCAGGGATGAAACTGAGGACTCTCACTCCTGTGCGTTCCACCCGTGACGTTGTAAGGCCAGGGAAAATGGCTCAATCTCACAGTCAAACTGCCCAAAAG CATGCTTGGAATGCTGTTGATAAGTCCAAATCTGACTTAGGAGTTCAAGCAGCTGAACTGCATAAGGTTGATACAAAGCATATTAGTAAATCCAGTCGGTTAACACGATCTGGAGAACTGCAAACAACAGGTAGGTTATCTCCATACACACGTTCATGGGGTGCTGGAGTATCTCCCTACAGGAACAAAGCACCTCAGTCTCCCTTTTGTGGATCAGTCAGTTTCCTTGGCATGCCCAGAGAAGTTGAGAACGTCAAAGCCAACAGGTTTAGTCAGCATACTGGAGGcagcaacaaaaataagaaagaattaGGCTCAATGAGCCCAGCAGTTGAGAAGACATTGTATGTAGACACTGTAAATAGCGCTGAAAAATCATGTTCAAATTCGAGCTCCTCAGTTACCCAGGGATGGATTAATTCTGCTGGTGAGTATCTGGACATTTCATCAGAGAGAAGGGGGTTGGAAGAAACTACTACTGCAGAATCCGTTTACCAAGATATACAATGCctaaatatttcaaatgaagGGAGCATATTAGACCCCTTCGTGTCCATTGATGCTGATATATCTTATGAGTCTAAAATATCACATCCAAAAGGCCAAGAAGTCACGATTGAGGGCTCTGGACAGAATGAAGGATTTCATAGAAGATCTAGCTTGGAATGCTCAAAACTGACTACTGAAGGAAATCTAAATATCAGCAGTGGTCAAATTCATAAAGCAGATGAGACAGGAACTGCTGATGCTAGTTTTATACGGTCCCCCCCTGCCCACCCTCCTTTGCCAAAGTCACCTTCTGAGTCTTGGCTTTGGCGTACGCTGCCTTCCGTTTCCGCGCGTTATCCGATTCTACCTTCAAATCTTGGCACTCAAGTGGATCTTCAAAGGGAGGATCCTAAGACATCGTCCACAAATACCAAGTGGGAAACCATTGTAAAATCCTCCCATTTGCATCATGATCATGTTCGTTATTCTCAG GAATTAGTTCTTCCTATTTCTCAGCAACCCAAAATTTAA